One window of Streptomyces sp. FIT100 genomic DNA carries:
- a CDS encoding PmoA family protein: protein MTIKVTHAHGERIAVHAAGSELLSYVYRPDPDPFEARKPYIHPLRTLAGRQVSGYRPNDHRWHKGLQMTASHLSGQNFWGGNCYVHGEGYLRRPERVGSMRHDGFSDLRAEDDRFSLAEELTWIENGGREWAREQRGITVHSVDEDAGSWALDWSIRLTNIRDEPLHFGSPTTAGREMAGYTGLQWRGPRDFTGGTVFGPEGTQDAEKLMGTQGPWLAFTAEHDDVDAHSTLVFAHAPENLDAASAIHDSHWFVRSRPIPTVAFSWAFFEEFGLAPGASFAYRYRVVVADGAWDRDGVAAHLEGLPW, encoded by the coding sequence ATGACGATCAAGGTCACCCACGCCCACGGCGAGCGGATCGCCGTCCACGCCGCCGGGTCCGAGCTGCTGAGCTACGTCTACCGGCCGGACCCGGACCCCTTCGAGGCCCGCAAGCCGTACATCCACCCGCTGCGCACCCTCGCCGGGCGCCAGGTCAGCGGCTACCGCCCCAACGACCACCGCTGGCACAAGGGCCTCCAGATGACGGCGAGCCATCTGTCCGGGCAGAACTTCTGGGGCGGCAACTGCTACGTCCACGGAGAGGGGTACCTGCGCCGGCCCGAGCGGGTCGGCTCCATGCGGCACGACGGCTTCTCCGACCTGCGAGCCGAGGACGACCGCTTCAGCCTCGCCGAGGAACTCACCTGGATCGAGAACGGCGGCCGGGAGTGGGCCCGCGAACAGCGCGGCATCACCGTCCACTCGGTGGACGAGGACGCCGGCTCCTGGGCCCTCGACTGGTCGATCCGGCTCACCAACATCCGGGACGAACCCCTGCACTTCGGCTCCCCGACCACCGCGGGGCGCGAGATGGCCGGATACACCGGCCTGCAGTGGCGCGGTCCGCGCGACTTCACCGGCGGCACGGTCTTCGGCCCCGAAGGCACGCAGGACGCCGAGAAGCTGATGGGCACCCAGGGACCGTGGCTGGCGTTCACCGCCGAGCACGACGATGTCGACGCCCACTCCACGCTTGTCTTCGCGCACGCCCCCGAGAACCTCGACGCGGCGTCGGCGATCCACGACTCGCACTGGTTCGTCCGCTCCCGGCCGATCCCGACCGTCGCGTTCTCCTGGGCGTTCTTCGAGGAGTTCGGGCTGGCGCCCGGCGCGTCCTTCGCGTACCGCTACCGGGTGGTGGTCGCGGACGGCGCCTGGGACCGCGACGGTGTCGCCGCACACCTGGAGGGACTGCCGTGGTGA